A genomic region of Rhodohalobacter sp. 614A contains the following coding sequences:
- a CDS encoding glycosyltransferase, with the protein MLLTVIIVTKNPGNDIYPTLASLKNLDDSSVEILVKDNSSDKSLSTINDAFHFSNFRYVHQSDFGVYDAMNQALEMANGEFIYFLNAGDQYLNGSLLETLRNSDDQTGFLFGNMIFLHPFVRLVRYSRYINKYSVYLRRVCHQGIIFRKEVFDALGNFDTNLKINADYLFIVRMMDRFKGKSLNRFLAMNKGGGISYGHKPSKTEKKYLTQQMKKVFSAPELWLLSFASIIVATLVYLKNFNKPT; encoded by the coding sequence TTGCTGCTTACGGTTATTATAGTTACAAAAAACCCGGGAAATGATATTTATCCAACTCTGGCCAGCCTGAAAAACCTGGATGATTCTTCCGTAGAAATTTTGGTTAAAGATAATAGCTCGGACAAAAGTCTTTCAACAATCAACGACGCCTTTCATTTCTCAAATTTCAGGTATGTGCACCAGAGTGATTTTGGGGTGTATGATGCGATGAATCAGGCCCTTGAAATGGCGAATGGAGAGTTCATTTATTTCCTGAATGCCGGCGACCAATACCTTAACGGGAGCTTGCTGGAAACTTTAAGAAACAGCGATGATCAAACCGGGTTTCTCTTTGGCAATATGATCTTCCTCCACCCTTTTGTCCGCTTAGTCAGGTATTCCCGATATATCAATAAATACAGCGTGTACCTGAGACGGGTTTGCCACCAGGGAATCATTTTCAGAAAAGAGGTTTTTGATGCGCTTGGAAATTTCGACACAAACCTGAAAATAAATGCGGATTACCTGTTTATAGTAAGAATGATGGATCGGTTCAAAGGCAAATCTCTGAACCGCTTTTTAGCCATGAATAAAGGAGGTGGAATATCCTATGGTCATAAACCTTCCAAAACCGAAAAGAAATATCTGACCCAGCAAATGAAAAAAGTCTTCTCTGCCCCTGAACTTTGGCTTCTTTCCTTTGCATCGATTATTGTGGCGACTCTTGTTTATCTGAAAAACTTCAACAAGCCAACATGA
- the recB gene encoding exodeoxyribonuclease V subunit beta: protein MKRIESLYDVKWNPRILIEASAGTGKTYTLTALYIRLLVEKKLDVDRILVMTFTKKATAELKERIFRRLKECLNRLETGKESDDSFVNEFADQVSNSDEAIQRLKTAIQNFDDSQVYTIHGFCQKILKEEALLAGTPFDFEVAQQDELLTQASEDFWRNFMAQYSQSEAGRYYISKLLGIANSPSELRDKLQLVFSKPYAELEGEGIGNPVQYLEKVLNIRRDLVELWGRNQEELLEILNQCYVKRFQQHLQSRLRKLNAFIDDDSFELDAPESLKYFTSDYLYDPKNLPKSGNPKPTIQHRFFDLCSELESLIAEMDKVKTTLIQEAIEGITIIREKLSINSSTVTYDDLLTRVERALTHSEDAEELAGILNQKYPAALVDEFQDTDPVQYSILNSIYPSQNTNSSLLMIGDPKQAIYAFRGADVHTYLKAKKEPSVQQYTLHKNFRSTPSFNKAVNTLFGFSGQPFIEEGIQYFDVEAGNEESEDDFLVDGIPASGIRILAKPGIDTSKKDANEFAFYQTVSEITKLLRGSEEGKVRMKGRKLEAGDIAILVSSHKSGEEIKQRLKAVGIDSVTYSREKVFESAEARRLESVMSAILEPFNRIAVNNALVSGFWGQNLNEIHELSIEGNQRQELIEELQDLNETWSYDGFYTMFRKLLFDDGRITKLAQFSNSERIVTNLYQLADICSKAEKEGKLNPYSLHFWFVDEMADPDKDDEKTLLLESDQNLVKISTIHNSKGLEFPVVFCPTLWDMKSNNKKPLLIEYHEDGEPIIRFDQESGERSEWAEGQNNIEDTAEEIRKYYVAVTRAKYLCVIPWANHEASLKSGVACSLVDRSAAQEIAKKGLKLKSGTDYTDDKILNIFKDLENKSDGAIELNIPENIDEMEKSGPEKWIQKSELQLKNYKGRTELAVQRRIESFSSLTSHSALPGEPDYDQVVESYLSLIHQQREEVRDLSIFTFPRGATAGTAIHKLFEDDHFLFETARSDDHSGLIEKVLEQYQMDGKWIPVIQRMMRGVVTSDIPGLDLSKVKNSEQLREMEFHFTARQPSLENILRIIRSGNQSLILQGQLESFMTGFIDLVVRQNGKYFIVDYKSNHLGDSIEDYSQPRLKEEIIHASYDVQYHLYTVALCKYLKSRLPGFNYDSDFGGVAYLFVRGMQKNEGSGVWFHKPDEAVIRRLANELEVQL from the coding sequence ATGAAACGGATTGAGTCGTTATATGATGTTAAGTGGAATCCTCGAATCCTGATTGAAGCAAGTGCAGGAACAGGCAAAACCTACACGCTGACTGCACTTTATATCCGGTTATTGGTTGAAAAGAAATTGGATGTAGATCGAATTTTGGTGATGACTTTCACTAAAAAAGCTACGGCTGAACTGAAGGAAAGAATTTTTAGGCGGCTCAAAGAATGCCTGAACAGGCTTGAAACCGGAAAGGAATCTGACGATTCGTTTGTGAATGAATTCGCCGATCAGGTCTCAAATTCAGATGAGGCTATTCAGCGACTCAAGACAGCGATTCAGAATTTTGATGACAGCCAGGTTTATACCATTCATGGTTTCTGCCAGAAAATTCTCAAAGAAGAAGCATTGCTTGCCGGAACTCCGTTTGATTTTGAAGTGGCTCAACAGGACGAACTTTTGACGCAGGCTTCGGAAGATTTTTGGCGGAATTTTATGGCTCAATACAGCCAGTCTGAGGCGGGCAGGTATTATATCTCAAAGTTACTGGGTATTGCAAATTCACCTTCCGAATTGAGGGATAAGCTCCAATTGGTTTTTAGTAAACCATATGCGGAATTGGAAGGTGAGGGGATAGGTAATCCAGTTCAATACCTGGAAAAGGTTTTGAATATTCGGCGTGATTTGGTTGAACTTTGGGGAAGGAATCAGGAAGAATTATTGGAAATTCTGAACCAATGTTATGTAAAAAGATTTCAGCAGCATTTGCAATCTCGACTTCGAAAGTTAAATGCTTTTATTGATGATGATTCATTCGAACTCGACGCCCCCGAAAGCCTGAAATATTTCACTTCCGATTATTTGTATGACCCCAAGAATCTTCCAAAAAGCGGGAATCCGAAACCGACTATTCAGCATCGGTTTTTTGATCTTTGTTCCGAATTGGAATCCTTGATTGCTGAAATGGATAAAGTAAAAACCACACTTATCCAGGAGGCAATAGAAGGAATTACAATCATTCGGGAAAAACTTTCAATTAATTCCAGTACGGTTACTTATGATGATCTTCTCACTCGGGTTGAAAGAGCTTTAACTCATTCTGAAGATGCGGAAGAATTGGCCGGGATTCTCAATCAAAAATATCCTGCGGCGCTTGTGGATGAGTTCCAAGATACCGATCCGGTTCAGTATTCAATCCTGAATTCAATCTATCCTTCACAGAATACCAACTCTTCGCTGTTGATGATCGGCGATCCCAAACAGGCGATTTACGCGTTTCGCGGGGCTGATGTTCATACGTATCTGAAAGCCAAAAAGGAGCCGTCAGTTCAGCAGTATACGCTTCACAAGAATTTCAGAAGTACGCCGAGTTTCAATAAGGCGGTTAATACATTGTTTGGTTTTTCTGGTCAGCCATTTATCGAAGAGGGAATTCAATATTTTGACGTAGAGGCTGGTAACGAAGAATCAGAAGATGATTTTTTAGTGGATGGAATTCCTGCAAGTGGAATCCGGATTCTTGCAAAGCCTGGAATTGACACCAGTAAAAAGGATGCAAATGAATTTGCCTTTTATCAAACAGTAAGTGAAATCACGAAGCTTTTACGGGGATCAGAGGAAGGAAAGGTTAGAATGAAAGGCCGAAAGTTAGAAGCCGGAGATATAGCCATTTTGGTTTCGAGCCATAAAAGTGGAGAAGAGATCAAGCAAAGGCTCAAGGCAGTTGGAATTGATTCTGTGACATATTCCCGCGAGAAGGTTTTTGAGTCGGCGGAAGCCCGGAGATTGGAATCCGTGATGAGCGCAATTCTTGAGCCTTTCAATCGGATTGCTGTAAACAATGCATTGGTTTCTGGCTTTTGGGGACAAAATTTGAATGAAATTCATGAGTTGTCCATCGAAGGGAATCAGCGACAGGAATTGATAGAAGAGTTGCAGGATCTCAACGAAACCTGGTCTTATGATGGTTTTTATACCATGTTCAGAAAACTGCTTTTTGATGACGGAAGAATCACAAAATTGGCGCAGTTTTCTAATTCCGAGAGAATCGTGACGAATCTTTATCAACTGGCGGATATCTGTTCGAAAGCCGAGAAGGAGGGCAAACTTAATCCATATTCTTTGCATTTCTGGTTTGTGGATGAGATGGCTGATCCCGATAAAGATGATGAGAAAACTCTGTTACTTGAAAGTGATCAAAACCTGGTGAAAATCAGCACCATTCATAACAGTAAAGGCCTCGAATTTCCGGTTGTTTTTTGTCCCACGCTCTGGGATATGAAAAGTAATAATAAGAAGCCGTTATTAATCGAGTATCATGAGGACGGGGAACCGATTATCCGATTTGATCAGGAATCTGGTGAACGAAGTGAGTGGGCGGAAGGACAGAATAATATCGAAGATACCGCCGAGGAAATTCGGAAGTATTACGTGGCTGTCACCAGGGCAAAGTACTTGTGTGTCATTCCGTGGGCCAATCATGAAGCTTCGTTAAAATCTGGTGTGGCCTGTTCTTTGGTTGATAGGTCTGCTGCCCAAGAGATTGCCAAAAAAGGGTTGAAGCTTAAATCAGGAACAGATTACACGGACGATAAGATTCTGAACATATTCAAAGATCTGGAAAATAAATCGGATGGAGCCATAGAATTAAATATTCCGGAAAATATTGATGAAATGGAAAAATCCGGTCCGGAGAAATGGATTCAGAAATCAGAACTTCAATTGAAAAATTACAAAGGAAGAACGGAGCTTGCCGTACAACGGCGCATAGAGAGTTTTTCATCTTTGACAAGTCACAGTGCACTGCCGGGAGAACCTGATTATGACCAGGTGGTGGAATCATATCTCTCCCTGATTCATCAGCAAAGGGAGGAAGTTCGTGATTTGAGCATCTTTACATTTCCGCGTGGAGCCACGGCAGGCACGGCTATTCATAAGTTGTTTGAGGACGATCATTTTCTGTTTGAAACTGCACGGAGTGATGATCATTCCGGTTTGATTGAAAAGGTTCTTGAGCAGTATCAAATGGATGGGAAATGGATACCGGTTATTCAGAGGATGATGAGGGGTGTTGTCACTTCGGATATTCCCGGATTGGATTTGAGTAAGGTAAAAAACAGCGAGCAGCTCCGCGAGATGGAGTTTCATTTTACAGCGCGTCAGCCATCCTTAGAAAACATTCTGAGGATCATTCGTTCGGGAAATCAAAGCCTTATCCTACAAGGTCAATTGGAGAGTTTTATGACTGGATTTATTGATCTCGTGGTGAGGCAAAACGGGAAATATTTTATTGTCGATTATAAGTCCAATCATCTCGGCGATTCCATCGAGGATTACAGTCAGCCCCGATTGAAAGAAGAGATTATTCACGCTTCATATGATGTCCAATATCACCTGTATACAGTGGCACTTTGTAAGTACCTGAAGTCACGATTGCCGGGCTTTAATTACGACTCTGATTTCGGCGGAGTGGCTTATCTGTTCGTTCGGGGAATGCAAAAAAATGAGGGGTCTGGCGTTTGGTTTCACAAGCCTGATGAAGCGGTTATCCGGCGTCTTGCAAATGAGTTGGAGGTACAATTATGA
- a CDS encoding phenylacetate--CoA ligase family protein: MPDSFIENIYYKLPYSLQNIAVSLYGLKLKKDRYSARFSDHLEFLKESEWKSREQIETYQNEKITQLIHHAYHIVPFYKKWYDEHGVNISQIKTVDDLQKLPVLTKEMVKKNQEELISNKFEKASLKKQLTSGTTGTPLTIYQTKESLNLQWAVFWRFRERFGVKYNDRQLMFGARLPISQNQQNPPYWRHDYFNNRVYLSTSHISQKTVHDIVDYLNSTYFVFFTGYPSAMVNLANLMRENDLKLLNPPKIIFSASDALLKNHKTIIRDVFGAPVTEFYGNVEFAGTMSKCKHGRFHVDYEHCHIESQKLDDSENQELILTSWGNEAMPFIRYRIGDYGIPLHSECECGRKSDTFSGIDGRTEDYVVTPDGRKLIGMNQVFEYAENALEIQLFQKEKEEIIFRIVPGKNFGEKDKESLIREFRRRAGDEMTIRFDLVDSIEKSSSGKFRAVISEIDDSQV; this comes from the coding sequence ATGCCGGACTCTTTTATTGAGAATATCTATTATAAACTCCCTTATTCTCTGCAAAATATCGCAGTTTCTCTCTATGGATTGAAGTTAAAAAAAGACAGATATAGCGCCCGATTTTCTGATCATCTTGAGTTTCTTAAAGAGAGCGAATGGAAATCGAGAGAGCAGATAGAAACGTATCAAAATGAGAAAATTACTCAACTGATTCATCACGCGTATCATATCGTTCCATTTTACAAAAAATGGTATGATGAACACGGTGTAAATATCTCGCAAATCAAAACTGTTGATGATCTCCAAAAGCTGCCGGTACTCACAAAAGAGATGGTAAAAAAAAATCAGGAAGAACTGATCTCAAACAAGTTTGAAAAAGCTTCATTAAAGAAACAACTGACAAGCGGAACGACGGGAACACCGCTCACGATTTATCAAACCAAAGAATCGTTGAATTTACAATGGGCCGTTTTCTGGAGATTCAGGGAACGGTTTGGCGTGAAATATAATGACCGCCAACTGATGTTTGGAGCAAGATTACCGATCTCTCAAAACCAACAAAATCCTCCCTACTGGAGGCACGACTATTTTAATAACCGGGTTTACCTGAGTACCTCTCACATTTCCCAAAAAACCGTTCATGACATTGTTGACTACCTGAATTCAACTTATTTTGTTTTTTTTACAGGATATCCCTCAGCCATGGTGAACCTTGCCAACTTGATGAGAGAGAATGATTTAAAATTACTGAATCCACCCAAAATAATCTTCTCGGCTTCTGATGCTCTTCTGAAAAATCATAAAACGATCATTCGTGATGTATTTGGTGCACCTGTCACAGAATTCTATGGAAATGTGGAGTTTGCCGGCACAATGTCAAAATGTAAACATGGGCGATTTCACGTTGATTACGAACATTGCCATATCGAATCGCAGAAACTGGATGACTCCGAAAACCAGGAATTAATTCTGACCAGTTGGGGAAATGAAGCGATGCCGTTTATCCGTTATCGAATTGGAGATTATGGCATTCCACTTCATTCAGAATGTGAATGTGGAAGAAAATCAGATACTTTTTCCGGTATCGATGGTCGCACGGAAGATTATGTCGTAACACCTGACGGACGAAAATTAATCGGAATGAACCAGGTTTTTGAATATGCTGAAAACGCCTTGGAGATTCAGCTTTTTCAAAAAGAAAAAGAAGAGATTATCTTCAGAATTGTACCGGGAAAAAACTTTGGTGAAAAAGATAAGGAGTCACTGATCCGTGAATTCCGAAGACGCGCCGGTGATGAAATGACCATCAGGTTCGATCTCGTGGACTCGATTGAAAAATCCTCAAGCGGTAAATTCAGAGCGGTTATTTCTGAGATTGATGATTCTCAAGTGTAA
- a CDS encoding exodeoxyribonuclease V subunit gamma — MIQLTRSRHLKTLAQSLAEKLVDTAPDDPFVSQKVMVPNLDTARWFKLFAAQQNGIAANLECILPAEWFWRQIRKIYPDLPDLLPSDLQPMKWALFELLSDVHSRTKFEILDRYIKSQPEERKTQATFQLAGQIASVFDEYLVYRPEMILRWQRGRSGKADEKWQSELWRLLNDFWKKSGDGDLKNRAELYEEVMRAFSKKELDVDDSLYILNPGLLPLPIVNMLKKTGEQSEVFVYQISVSKEIRKNSNEIFQVFGRESTNEDQVINILDPNEVLELHSEIPDDSILQQIQSDIFQGNSIRKFSENESEIGGIEIRSCHSSLREIEVLHQFLLEKFEENETLHPDDVLVVTPDLETYKPYIKAVFDQAEAGLPQIPYHAGYSSRNSEAGIERTLLRLLSLVDSRFEFSDVIDLFMMKPVYQSFGISESDGNKLKRWIEENHVVWGLDARHRKEFDQPAEELQTWDSAIRRGWYGNLLGGKSGDSVNDLLLYQGIRTTNDQETWAAFSNYLSQLNNMRQEIKRKKRCSKWAEWLSSRMDSLFDAASLGSLEAQGIKRMIGQISEQSEIAGCEQEIPFSLFRSELSSMLDRHKASGALFTNGATFSSMVPVRSIPFKIIALIGLNESTFPRKQITPDFDLMAQNPLPGERNRKNEDRNLFLESVMAAGDVHYCSYIGQSQVDNEVIPPSTIVGEWVDVLSKTSGMDSKKIIKKEALSGFSPANFKSKKSFSGIYFQTARYMLDDEESVSGLKLSEPIPLEEAEETIQLDDLIRFYSNPIQWFFRKRLEVSLREANHGKDEFELDHLEKHILFQRVFGWVLDGMDDQKIQKYLVQSGAIPVGWSGERRVLELKRNVRSAIAVMKDSGIHPKPGHYQIHVAAGQSQVEGSLMSYSDDQFVDINPSKFSGKIAIDSWIRHLCGSLAESFEERKSILFCELKDGDSKKIVFKPVPKPDAILSGLINFYHEGLIRPQTFFPKTLYAFEERKRGEKLDAYYKAANAFNTDDYSFGENNDLSIKTLLGENVEFQEKFITERYRRFIQQMMDHMEES, encoded by the coding sequence ATGATTCAACTTACGAGGAGCCGTCATTTAAAAACCCTTGCTCAATCACTGGCTGAAAAGCTTGTGGACACGGCTCCAGACGATCCGTTTGTATCTCAAAAAGTGATGGTTCCCAATCTTGATACCGCACGCTGGTTTAAACTTTTTGCGGCTCAACAAAACGGCATTGCAGCCAATCTGGAGTGCATCTTACCGGCAGAGTGGTTTTGGAGACAAATCCGAAAAATTTATCCTGATCTGCCCGATTTATTACCGTCTGATCTTCAGCCAATGAAATGGGCATTGTTTGAACTGTTGAGTGATGTTCATTCCAGAACGAAATTCGAGATTTTGGACAGGTACATTAAGAGCCAGCCTGAGGAAAGAAAAACGCAGGCGACCTTTCAACTTGCCGGCCAGATTGCTTCTGTATTTGACGAGTATCTGGTCTATCGCCCCGAGATGATATTGCGATGGCAGCGGGGACGATCAGGAAAAGCAGATGAAAAATGGCAATCCGAATTGTGGCGTTTGTTGAATGACTTCTGGAAAAAGTCGGGCGATGGAGATCTGAAAAACCGGGCAGAGCTTTATGAGGAAGTAATGAGAGCTTTCTCAAAAAAAGAGCTTGATGTGGACGACTCACTTTATATTCTGAATCCCGGATTACTTCCGCTTCCAATCGTGAACATGTTGAAGAAAACCGGGGAGCAATCGGAAGTATTTGTTTATCAAATATCTGTTTCAAAAGAGATTAGAAAAAATTCAAATGAAATATTTCAAGTCTTTGGTAGAGAATCAACAAATGAAGATCAGGTAATAAATATTTTAGATCCAAATGAAGTCCTGGAACTTCACTCTGAGATTCCTGATGATTCCATTTTACAGCAAATTCAATCTGATATTTTCCAGGGGAATTCAATCCGAAAATTTTCAGAAAATGAAAGTGAGATTGGTGGAATAGAAATTCGATCCTGCCACAGTTCGCTTCGTGAAATCGAAGTACTTCACCAGTTTCTTTTGGAGAAATTTGAAGAAAATGAAACACTTCATCCCGATGATGTTCTCGTTGTAACTCCGGATTTGGAAACTTACAAACCGTATATCAAAGCGGTGTTTGATCAGGCTGAGGCCGGGCTGCCACAGATACCTTATCACGCCGGATATTCATCACGAAATTCTGAAGCGGGAATTGAACGGACACTTCTTCGCCTGTTATCATTGGTGGATTCTCGCTTTGAGTTTTCAGACGTTATTGACCTTTTCATGATGAAACCGGTTTATCAATCTTTCGGAATATCAGAATCGGATGGAAACAAACTCAAACGGTGGATTGAAGAGAATCATGTGGTTTGGGGATTGGATGCCCGGCACCGAAAAGAATTTGATCAGCCTGCCGAAGAGTTACAGACCTGGGATTCGGCTATTCGCAGAGGATGGTATGGGAATCTGCTTGGTGGCAAGTCGGGTGATTCAGTAAATGATCTGTTGCTTTACCAGGGGATTCGAACCACGAATGACCAAGAAACCTGGGCGGCTTTCTCAAATTATTTGAGTCAGTTGAATAACATGCGACAAGAGATCAAAAGAAAGAAGAGATGCTCAAAGTGGGCTGAATGGCTGTCGAGTCGAATGGATTCTTTATTTGATGCCGCCTCACTTGGAAGTCTGGAAGCTCAGGGCATAAAACGAATGATTGGCCAAATCAGTGAGCAATCGGAAATTGCCGGTTGTGAACAGGAAATTCCCTTCTCGCTTTTCAGGAGTGAGCTTAGTTCCATGCTGGATCGGCATAAAGCGTCAGGGGCGTTATTTACCAACGGCGCAACGTTTAGTTCTATGGTTCCGGTTCGAAGTATTCCATTTAAAATCATTGCATTAATCGGGCTGAATGAGAGCACGTTTCCCCGAAAACAAATCACTCCCGATTTTGATTTAATGGCGCAAAATCCGCTGCCGGGGGAGAGGAATCGAAAGAATGAGGACCGGAATCTTTTTCTCGAATCGGTCATGGCTGCCGGCGATGTTCATTATTGCAGCTATATCGGGCAAAGTCAGGTTGACAACGAAGTGATTCCGCCATCCACAATTGTGGGTGAGTGGGTGGACGTGCTTTCAAAAACGTCCGGAATGGATTCAAAAAAAATCATCAAAAAGGAAGCTCTTTCAGGATTTTCACCTGCCAATTTTAAATCAAAAAAGAGTTTTTCGGGGATTTATTTTCAAACGGCAAGGTATATGTTGGATGACGAAGAATCGGTTTCCGGTTTGAAATTGAGCGAACCGATTCCTCTGGAGGAAGCAGAAGAAACTATTCAGCTTGATGATTTAATCCGGTTTTACAGCAATCCAATCCAGTGGTTTTTTCGAAAACGGCTGGAGGTTTCTTTGAGGGAGGCCAACCACGGGAAAGATGAATTTGAACTGGATCATCTCGAGAAACACATTCTTTTCCAAAGAGTTTTTGGCTGGGTTTTAGATGGAATGGACGATCAGAAAATTCAAAAGTATTTGGTTCAGTCAGGAGCCATTCCGGTGGGTTGGTCCGGTGAACGAAGAGTTTTGGAGCTCAAGAGAAATGTTCGCAGTGCGATCGCCGTCATGAAAGATTCAGGAATTCATCCAAAGCCAGGCCACTATCAAATACATGTAGCGGCCGGGCAGAGCCAAGTTGAGGGAAGTTTGATGAGCTATTCGGATGATCAGTTTGTGGATATTAATCCATCAAAATTTTCCGGTAAAATTGCTATTGATAGCTGGATCAGGCATCTCTGTGGGAGTCTGGCGGAGTCTTTTGAGGAGAGAAAATCCATCCTGTTTTGTGAGTTGAAAGATGGCGATTCAAAGAAGATAGTTTTCAAGCCCGTTCCAAAACCAGATGCAATCTTATCCGGATTGATCAATTTTTATCATGAAGGATTGATTCGCCCCCAAACGTTTTTTCCGAAAACACTTTATGCGTTTGAAGAGCGAAAAAGGGGAGAGAAACTGGACGCTTATTACAAAGCTGCGAACGCATTCAATACGGATGATTATTCATTTGGGGAGAATAATGATCTGTCGATCAAAACACTGTTGGGTGAAAATGTGGAGTTTCAGGAAAAATTCATCACGGAACGATATCGGCGATTCATACAGCAAATGATGGATCATATGGAGGAAAGTTGA